The following are from one region of the Polyangiaceae bacterium genome:
- a CDS encoding HAMP domain-containing histidine kinase, producing MKPGLRLQLLLLLGGLLLLGLLPLYFAVSTYTRVTLQEVRYASARSLGRAVAGHVSEARERRTHAELMELLHSEIGASGLEAIGVYDPQGKAVARVGEPVAVDELPQSVDPGSERVFPARTNYGPGIAVVVPDSHGAVAAVLRTDDDAARVAPLLRLFALYTSVIAFALLLLSYFVLTRWIVRPLDSLGRAASRVAQGARKLELPRSGARELTELGVSLRQMTEHLIAEEEALRKKVDEVERATRELEATQASLVRSERLASVGRLAAGLAHEIGNPIAALIGLEDLLIEGGLDEAEQKDFLLRMRKETERIHNILRDLLQFARPSQQANPDGGDVETAIYDTVTLVTPQKALRDISLEVDVFPELPLVRLSREQLVQVLLNLVLNAADACGPGGRVVVRAEPKPEGVCLSVEDDGPGVSPAVRDQLFEPFVTTKEVGKGTGLGLSVCRGLVEAAGGTIDLDPSYEGGARFVVELPALAND from the coding sequence GTGAAGCCCGGGCTTCGATTGCAGCTCTTGTTGCTGCTGGGTGGCCTGCTGCTGCTCGGGCTTCTGCCGCTGTACTTCGCGGTGTCGACGTACACCCGCGTGACATTGCAGGAGGTGCGCTACGCTAGCGCTCGCTCCCTGGGACGAGCGGTCGCTGGACACGTCTCTGAAGCTCGAGAGCGCCGGACGCACGCGGAGCTGATGGAGCTCCTGCACTCCGAGATCGGCGCCAGTGGGCTCGAGGCGATCGGAGTCTATGATCCTCAGGGAAAAGCCGTGGCGCGTGTCGGCGAGCCCGTGGCCGTCGACGAGCTACCCCAGAGCGTCGATCCTGGTAGTGAGCGCGTATTCCCGGCGCGAACGAACTACGGGCCAGGCATCGCAGTCGTCGTGCCAGATTCCCATGGCGCCGTGGCCGCGGTGTTGCGCACGGACGATGACGCCGCGCGGGTCGCGCCGCTCTTGCGCCTGTTCGCGCTCTACACCTCAGTCATCGCCTTCGCCCTGCTCCTGCTCAGCTATTTCGTGCTGACCCGCTGGATCGTCCGGCCACTCGACAGCCTCGGGCGCGCCGCCAGTCGCGTCGCCCAGGGCGCGCGCAAGCTCGAGCTGCCGCGCTCCGGCGCTCGCGAACTGACGGAGCTCGGAGTTTCCTTGAGGCAAATGACGGAGCACCTGATCGCCGAAGAGGAGGCGCTGCGCAAGAAGGTCGACGAGGTCGAACGCGCCACCCGCGAGCTCGAAGCGACTCAGGCGAGCCTGGTGCGTTCGGAGCGCCTAGCGAGCGTCGGGCGGCTCGCTGCTGGGCTAGCTCATGAAATCGGGAACCCGATCGCGGCGCTGATCGGGCTCGAGGACCTGTTGATCGAAGGCGGCCTGGATGAAGCCGAGCAGAAGGACTTCTTGCTGCGGATGCGTAAAGAGACGGAGCGCATCCACAACATCCTGCGCGACCTCTTGCAGTTCGCGCGACCGAGCCAACAAGCGAACCCTGACGGGGGTGACGTAGAGACGGCGATCTACGACACCGTGACCCTGGTCACGCCCCAGAAGGCGCTGCGGGACATCTCCCTCGAAGTCGACGTCTTCCCCGAGTTGCCGTTGGTGCGCCTGAGCCGAGAACAGCTGGTGCAGGTTTTGCTCAACTTGGTGCTGAACGCTGCGGACGCGTGCGGACCTGGAGGTCGCGTGGTAGTGCGCGCCGAACCCAAACCCGAAGGCGTCTGCCTGAGCGTCGAAGACGACGGACCAGGCGTGTCACCGGCGGTGCGGGACCAACTGTTCGAGCCATTTGTCACCACCAAGGAGGTGGGCAAAGGCACCGGTCTTGGCCTCTCGGTGTGCCGCGGATTGGTGGAAGCCGCAGGCGGCACCATCGACCTCGACCCGAGCTACGAGGG
- a CDS encoding YkgJ family cysteine cluster protein has translation MSLTSFELDCTRCGACCAPRGDWTTYVHVPPDERRRLPRHFALLVVDDELSTVVDGDSHDAPPPQTHGMHELPFRRAPGVRCVALEGELGERVGCAMHRDRPSVCRQFRVGSRACLEARAEVLGL, from the coding sequence GTGTCACTGACCAGCTTCGAGCTCGACTGCACTCGCTGCGGGGCATGCTGCGCTCCCCGCGGGGACTGGACGACCTACGTGCACGTCCCCCCTGACGAGCGACGTCGCCTCCCACGGCACTTTGCGCTGCTGGTGGTGGACGATGAGTTGTCCACGGTCGTGGATGGCGACTCGCACGACGCGCCTCCCCCCCAAACCCACGGGATGCACGAACTTCCATTTCGCCGCGCTCCGGGCGTGCGCTGTGTGGCCCTGGAAGGCGAGCTGGGAGAGCGCGTGGGGTGTGCGATGCACCGCGATCGACCGAGCGTATGCAGGCAATTTCGTGTGGGATCGCGCGCCTGCCTCGAGGCGCGCGCAGAAGTGCTCGGCCTCTGA
- a CDS encoding TetR/AcrR family transcriptional regulator, producing the protein MKTAEKAPSLREQKKQAKLAAIEEAARSLFRSQGYAGTTTREIAERARIGVGTLFVYFPEKTDLLFYVFSQELERVASRALDSIPEELELVDALLHVFRQIFAFYDEDHELSRTFLKEYQFGTGRVRDDFNEVTFGIVARMGALVRDARARGASLRPLDDFQAGYQFFALYAFALQLWLGRAMPDRETALLQLRLSLDLAVDGMRA; encoded by the coding sequence ATGAAAACGGCAGAAAAAGCGCCCTCCCTGCGGGAACAGAAGAAGCAAGCAAAGCTCGCCGCTATCGAGGAGGCGGCGCGCAGCTTGTTTCGTAGCCAGGGCTACGCGGGCACCACCACCCGCGAGATAGCCGAGCGCGCGCGCATCGGCGTGGGCACCCTGTTCGTCTACTTTCCCGAGAAGACGGACCTGTTGTTCTACGTCTTTTCCCAGGAGCTAGAGCGGGTCGCGAGTCGTGCCCTAGACAGTATCCCCGAGGAACTGGAGCTGGTGGACGCCTTGCTCCACGTGTTCCGGCAGATCTTCGCCTTCTATGATGAAGATCACGAACTCTCGCGCACGTTCCTCAAGGAGTACCAGTTCGGTACCGGGCGCGTGCGGGACGACTTCAACGAAGTGACCTTCGGTATCGTCGCGCGCATGGGCGCGCTGGTGCGCGATGCACGGGCGCGAGGCGCGTCGCTCCGGCCGCTGGACGACTTCCAAGCTGGCTATCAGTTCTTTGCGCTGTACGCCTTTGCCCTCCAGCTCTGGCTCGGCCGAGCGATGCCGGATCGTGAGACTGCGCTGTTGCAGCTGCGCCTCAGTCTCGACCTCGCAGTGGACGGCATGCGCGCCTGA
- a CDS encoding AarF/ABC1/UbiB kinase family protein — MKEVKIDALARGFKDRTLVTARMASKLGVRYVKRSLGAGGPAAATPKQLEVARKLVRDMSSMKGLIMKFGQMASYMPGALPPDAQRILAELQAESTALKFERVKELVETEFGCALDEAFDDFEREPFAAASIGQVHRASHAGQAVAVKVQYPEIEEALKSDLKTVGFATTLSTLGMPIDGRALLSELAERLMEECDYQNEAENQRFFSRLLAGYTNVHVPEVVAERTTTRVLTTHLVDGQRFYPFCDSAPQELKDRAAEAIFRVSFDCIFRHATYNADPHPGNYLFGSDGQVTFLDYGCVRRFDPHMIAAWKRVALSVLDDRRADFERYFPDLGMVPKPKRFDWDHQWAVMRYLYTPFMQRAPHFTYTHEYVQQSYALLLFDNPNKLKTAMPPEWLFLNRLQWGLNSVLAYLDATGPWPDIWRAAVESPTPGA, encoded by the coding sequence GTGAAAGAGGTAAAAATCGACGCACTGGCCCGCGGTTTCAAAGACCGCACCCTGGTGACCGCGCGCATGGCCTCGAAGCTCGGCGTCCGCTACGTGAAGCGGAGCCTGGGGGCCGGAGGGCCCGCGGCGGCGACGCCAAAGCAGCTCGAGGTAGCGCGCAAGCTGGTGCGGGATATGAGCTCGATGAAGGGCCTGATCATGAAGTTTGGGCAGATGGCGAGCTACATGCCAGGCGCGCTGCCTCCTGACGCACAGCGTATCCTTGCGGAACTTCAAGCTGAGAGCACGGCGCTGAAGTTCGAACGGGTCAAGGAGCTGGTCGAGACAGAGTTCGGTTGCGCTTTGGACGAAGCGTTCGATGACTTTGAGCGAGAGCCGTTTGCCGCAGCCTCCATCGGGCAAGTGCACCGGGCCTCGCACGCTGGGCAAGCCGTCGCCGTGAAGGTGCAGTACCCGGAGATCGAAGAGGCGCTGAAGAGCGATCTGAAGACGGTCGGCTTCGCGACGACGCTCTCCACCTTGGGCATGCCGATCGACGGGAGGGCGCTGCTGAGCGAGCTCGCCGAGCGGCTGATGGAGGAGTGTGACTACCAGAACGAGGCGGAAAACCAGCGCTTCTTTTCGCGCTTGCTCGCGGGTTACACCAATGTGCACGTGCCGGAAGTGGTCGCGGAACGCACCACCACGCGCGTGCTGACCACCCACCTGGTCGACGGGCAACGCTTCTATCCCTTTTGCGACAGCGCTCCTCAGGAGCTGAAAGATCGCGCCGCAGAGGCGATCTTCCGCGTGTCCTTCGATTGCATCTTTCGGCACGCGACCTATAACGCCGACCCTCATCCAGGGAACTACCTGTTCGGGTCAGATGGGCAGGTGACGTTCCTGGACTACGGCTGCGTTCGCCGCTTCGATCCGCACATGATTGCCGCGTGGAAGCGAGTGGCGCTGAGCGTGTTGGACGACCGGCGAGCGGACTTCGAGCGTTACTTTCCCGACCTTGGGATGGTGCCCAAGCCGAAGCGCTTCGACTGGGATCACCAGTGGGCGGTCATGCGCTACCTCTACACCCCGTTCATGCAGCGCGCGCCCCACTTCACCTACACTCACGAGTACGTGCAGCAGAGCTACGCGCTCTTGTTGTTCGACAACCCGAACAAGCTGAAGACCGCGATGCCTCCCGAGTGGTTGTTTCTCAATCGACTGCAGTGGGGGCTCAACTCCGTGCTCGCGTATCTGGATGCTACTGGCCCTTGGCCTGACATCTGGCGCGCGGCGGTCGAGTCGCCCACGCCCGGCGCCTGA
- a CDS encoding DMT family transporter: protein MTAADRQSRGVLAVLLAATGFSWGFVLAKAIGMPAPTIAAWRMALGGSALALVALGRRIPWPKQWTGVLLAGLCFGFHQLLYISATQRTNIAIVALVSALQPVVVAAVSRRAVGEVVPRKVLGFSVLAVLGVTVVVLSSLKSQEHDYFGDLLSLLNLFAVSAYLLFGKRARLEGAHTLTLTASVFFIGFCIALPFALSAPVSAPGASKQWLLLAILAFGPGNGHLLVNWAHGRVSAALVAIVLTAVPLLASVWAALVLGESYGAGHVVGSLVVVLAVEGARRAEASAARLAQ, encoded by the coding sequence GTGACTGCTGCCGACCGCCAGAGCCGAGGAGTGCTGGCGGTGTTGTTGGCCGCCACGGGTTTCAGTTGGGGCTTCGTGCTTGCCAAAGCCATCGGCATGCCAGCGCCCACCATCGCGGCCTGGCGCATGGCGCTCGGGGGCAGTGCTCTTGCTCTGGTGGCGCTGGGTCGCCGCATCCCATGGCCGAAGCAATGGACTGGCGTGTTGCTCGCCGGGCTGTGCTTCGGTTTTCACCAGCTGCTCTACATCAGCGCGACCCAGCGCACGAACATCGCCATCGTTGCCTTGGTGTCTGCGCTGCAGCCCGTCGTCGTCGCGGCGGTGTCTCGACGCGCAGTGGGGGAGGTCGTGCCGCGCAAGGTGCTGGGCTTCAGCGTGCTGGCCGTGCTCGGTGTCACGGTCGTGGTGCTGAGCAGCCTCAAGTCTCAAGAGCATGACTACTTTGGCGACTTGCTGTCGCTCCTCAATCTATTCGCGGTGAGCGCATACTTGCTGTTTGGCAAGCGCGCGCGCCTCGAGGGCGCTCACACGCTCACACTGACCGCTTCGGTGTTCTTCATCGGGTTCTGCATTGCGCTGCCGTTCGCCTTGAGCGCGCCGGTGTCTGCGCCGGGAGCGTCCAAGCAGTGGCTGCTCTTGGCGATCCTCGCGTTTGGTCCTGGCAACGGCCACTTGCTCGTCAACTGGGCGCACGGTCGGGTGAGCGCGGCGCTTGTGGCCATCGTGCTCACCGCGGTGCCGCTCCTGGCGAGCGTGTGGGCTGCGCTGGTGCTCGGGGAGAGCTACGGCGCAGGTCACGTCGTCGGGAGCTTGGTGGTGGTCCTGGCGGTAGAAGGCGCGCGCCGTGCGGAAGCGAGCGCCGCGCGGCTCGCGCAATGA
- a CDS encoding nitroreductase family deazaflavin-dependent oxidoreductase codes for MAFYLKPRGKLLGHISRVHTWLYRKTGGRVGHGLIGLRILLLGSVGRKSGALRVAPLPYFKVNDYLVVIASNAAQVKHPAWYHNVKANPLVQVQVGREQYQARARTLAGEERTRVWRLVTAKEPRYAHYQELVERQIPVVALEREQA; via the coding sequence ATGGCCTTCTATCTCAAGCCTCGCGGCAAGCTCTTGGGGCACATCAGTCGCGTTCATACCTGGCTCTACCGCAAGACTGGCGGTCGAGTCGGGCATGGTTTGATCGGGCTCAGGATCTTGCTGCTCGGTAGTGTTGGCCGAAAATCTGGTGCGTTGCGCGTGGCGCCTCTGCCGTACTTCAAGGTGAACGACTACCTGGTGGTGATCGCTTCCAACGCCGCTCAAGTGAAGCACCCAGCCTGGTACCACAACGTGAAGGCCAACCCACTGGTTCAGGTTCAGGTTGGGCGCGAGCAGTATCAGGCACGGGCCCGCACGCTAGCGGGTGAGGAACGCACCCGCGTCTGGCGCCTCGTCACAGCGAAAGAGCCGCGCTACGCGCACTATCAAGAGCTGGTGGAGCGCCAGATCCCAGTAGTTGCCTTGGAACGTGAGCAAGCGTGA
- a CDS encoding RNA-binding protein, with protein sequence MAKKLFVGGLSWSTDEASLRSAFERFGEVQEAVVVSDRETGRSRGFGFVTFVDDACGDTAIQEMNDTVLDGRTVAVNEARERAPRGGGGGFGGGGGGYGGGGGRGGRSGGGGGGGYGGGGGGGGGYGGGGGGRGGRGGGRGGGRGRSRDDGGGRDW encoded by the coding sequence ATGGCAAAGAAACTGTTTGTTGGCGGTCTGTCCTGGTCCACGGACGAGGCGAGTTTGCGTAGCGCGTTCGAGCGCTTTGGTGAGGTTCAAGAGGCAGTGGTCGTTAGCGACCGCGAGACGGGACGTTCACGTGGCTTCGGCTTCGTGACGTTCGTGGATGACGCCTGTGGTGACACGGCGATCCAAGAGATGAATGACACTGTGCTCGACGGACGCACCGTGGCCGTCAACGAGGCTCGTGAGCGTGCTCCCCGCGGTGGCGGTGGTGGCTTCGGCGGTGGCGGCGGCGGCTACGGCGGCGGCGGCGGCCGTGGTGGTCGTAGCGGCGGCGGCGGTGGCGGCGGCTACGGCGGCGGCGGCGGCGGTGGCGGCGGCTACGGTGGTGGCGGCGGCGGTCGCGGCGGTCGTGGTGGTGGTCGCGGCGGTGGCCGTGGACGCAGCCGTGATGACGGCGGCGGACGCGACTGGTGA
- a CDS encoding DMT family transporter — protein MNSHSNVTGSPRGALLWTFLGVVGFSGSLPATRAAVPYLGAVTVGLGRACVAGLLALLVLSWKRSPLPSLRQSLGLVQVALGVVVGFPLLSAYALERVPASHAALVVGLTPLLTAGWAVLRAGERVSVRFWAASGSATLVVLGFCLHSGEGRLSAADAWLLLGALVCAYGYAEGARLSRELGGFRVIAWALVIAWLPLCAVVARAGLPDLESVPLSAWLGFGYVSVVSMFLAFVVWYAGLAGAGIARASQLQLLQPLFSMALASWLLHESLPQGIWIAMAALIPLIVAANRSRGAVSARP, from the coding sequence GTGAACTCACACAGTAACGTTACCGGCTCCCCTCGAGGAGCGCTACTCTGGACTTTTCTCGGCGTAGTGGGGTTCAGCGGGAGCCTTCCGGCCACCCGTGCGGCTGTTCCCTACCTCGGTGCGGTAACGGTCGGCCTCGGTCGGGCCTGCGTGGCCGGCCTGCTCGCGCTCCTCGTGCTGAGCTGGAAGCGCTCACCGCTACCGAGCCTGCGGCAATCCCTTGGGCTGGTGCAGGTCGCGCTCGGAGTCGTGGTCGGGTTTCCGTTGCTCAGCGCGTATGCGCTCGAGCGGGTTCCGGCTTCTCACGCAGCGCTGGTCGTTGGGCTGACGCCGCTACTGACGGCTGGGTGGGCGGTGCTGCGCGCCGGCGAACGCGTCTCTGTCCGCTTCTGGGCTGCGAGCGGAAGCGCGACGTTGGTGGTCTTGGGGTTCTGCCTTCACAGTGGCGAAGGGCGGCTCAGCGCCGCCGATGCTTGGCTCCTGCTTGGCGCTTTGGTCTGCGCCTATGGCTATGCTGAGGGCGCTCGGCTCTCGCGAGAGCTCGGAGGCTTCCGGGTGATCGCGTGGGCGCTCGTCATTGCCTGGCTGCCTCTGTGTGCGGTGGTGGCGCGGGCGGGGCTACCCGATCTCGAATCGGTGCCGCTCTCCGCATGGCTCGGGTTCGGCTACGTGAGCGTGGTGAGCATGTTCCTGGCGTTCGTCGTCTGGTACGCCGGCCTCGCGGGTGCTGGCATCGCGCGCGCAAGTCAGCTGCAACTACTTCAACCACTGTTCAGCATGGCGCTAGCAAGTTGGCTGCTGCATGAGTCATTACCGCAGGGAATTTGGATCGCGATGGCGGCTCTAATCCCGCTGATCGTCGCCGCCAACCGCTCGCGCGGCGCCGTCAGCGCGCGGCCTTAG
- a CDS encoding PLP-dependent aminotransferase family protein: MSSRGKITDRARDASEDAQLSAPARVEQLLRARCAAGRAGQRLPSVRELMRELGASPVTISRALKQLELEGLLQAQPGAGTFIAAKKRERPSLDFAWQSLVLGAAPPAAALHALVSEVAPGSIQLASGYADASLIPVKELSRAARSALNTGSGWDRAPLSGLPELRSWFALRVGADYAADDVLIVQGGQAAIHSVFRAVTRPAGGLLVESPTYVGAIEVARALGVELVPVPCDEHGVVPEFLERAFEQSRASAFYCQPLHQNPTGSVLLRERRAEVLDIARRHSAFVIEDDYARGLSFEPAPPTLASEAPGQVIYIRSLTKCTAPSLRVAAICGKGPVLERVATARVLEDFFVPRLLQETALGLVSSSGFERHLARLGRVLEDRMTVLQTELAARLPSWRTVVQPRGGFNLWLELPGGTSAVELGRRAASVGVRLNPGASWFPAEPISEYVRLSVAAATVPEIRLGVERLALANVS; this comes from the coding sequence GTGAGTTCACGTGGGAAGATAACAGATCGCGCTCGCGACGCCAGTGAGGACGCGCAACTCAGCGCACCAGCGCGCGTCGAGCAGCTGCTCCGAGCGCGCTGTGCAGCAGGACGAGCGGGCCAACGGCTACCCAGCGTGCGGGAGTTGATGCGTGAACTCGGCGCTAGTCCGGTGACCATCTCCCGTGCGTTGAAGCAACTCGAACTCGAGGGACTGCTCCAGGCGCAGCCCGGCGCAGGTACTTTCATTGCCGCGAAGAAACGCGAGCGACCCAGCCTCGATTTCGCTTGGCAGTCGCTGGTGCTGGGGGCTGCCCCGCCGGCGGCTGCCCTGCACGCGTTGGTGAGCGAGGTGGCACCTGGCAGCATCCAGCTGGCGAGTGGATACGCCGACGCGAGCTTGATCCCGGTGAAGGAACTCTCGCGTGCGGCGCGAAGCGCGCTGAACACTGGCAGTGGTTGGGACCGCGCGCCGCTCTCGGGTCTGCCTGAGCTGAGAAGCTGGTTCGCTCTCCGCGTGGGCGCGGACTACGCCGCTGACGATGTGCTCATCGTGCAGGGTGGGCAGGCAGCGATCCATAGCGTGTTCCGTGCGGTAACTAGGCCTGCAGGGGGCCTGCTGGTAGAGAGCCCGACGTATGTCGGCGCGATTGAAGTCGCGCGGGCGCTGGGTGTAGAGCTGGTGCCTGTGCCATGCGATGAGCACGGCGTCGTGCCGGAGTTTCTCGAGCGCGCCTTCGAGCAGAGCCGCGCGTCGGCCTTCTATTGCCAGCCGCTACATCAGAACCCGACCGGGAGCGTGCTGCTTCGGGAGCGAAGAGCCGAGGTGCTCGACATCGCCCGGCGGCACTCCGCGTTCGTGATCGAAGACGACTACGCGCGTGGCCTCTCCTTCGAGCCGGCGCCGCCCACGCTTGCGAGCGAAGCGCCAGGTCAGGTGATCTACATTCGCTCTCTCACCAAGTGTACGGCGCCGAGCCTCAGAGTGGCGGCGATCTGCGGAAAGGGGCCGGTGCTGGAGCGGGTGGCGACGGCGCGTGTGCTGGAGGACTTCTTCGTGCCGCGGCTCCTACAAGAGACCGCGCTTGGCTTGGTGAGTAGCTCGGGATTCGAGCGGCACCTGGCGCGCCTTGGGCGGGTGCTCGAGGACCGCATGACGGTGCTCCAGACGGAGCTCGCCGCGCGCCTGCCGAGCTGGCGCACCGTGGTGCAGCCCCGGGGCGGTTTCAACCTGTGGCTCGAGCTGCCTGGGGGAACGTCGGCAGTGGAACTCGGCAGGCGCGCGGCGAGCGTTGGTGTACGTCTGAATCCCGGCGCAAGTTGGTTCCCCGCGGAGCCAATCTCCGAGTATGTGCGCTTGAGTGTGGCCGCAGCGACCGTGCCGGAGATCCGCCTGGGCGTGGAGCGCCTGGCACTGGCCAACGTGTCCTGA
- a CDS encoding EamA family transporter has protein sequence MLSGSVALVIALLSSLGWAAFDASRKGLVRHASPASLVVMFGAGQLPCFLLGMGIWGAPTLDLGYLRPGLTCLAANVAANLMFFHAVKVSPISRTVPLLALTPVFAALIGYLLLDEHPSPRQWFGIALIVLGAWTLNAGQGLKGLVLGVLKERGSVYMALVAGAWAVSATNDKLALPHANVAFHASVQTGGVMLVALFWLLVSGRARELGEARKHWPAVGAGVVVSVAALGLQLIAIQTLLVSLMEAIKRALGVVGSVISGRLLFKEAVTRSMLVACALLSLGVFLLM, from the coding sequence ATGCTTTCCGGTTCCGTCGCTCTCGTGATTGCCCTGTTGAGCAGCCTTGGCTGGGCTGCATTCGACGCATCACGTAAGGGGCTGGTGCGCCACGCCAGCCCAGCGAGCTTGGTGGTGATGTTCGGCGCCGGGCAGCTGCCTTGCTTTCTGCTGGGCATGGGGATCTGGGGCGCGCCGACGTTGGACCTGGGCTACTTGCGCCCTGGCTTGACCTGCCTTGCAGCGAACGTTGCGGCCAATCTGATGTTTTTTCATGCGGTAAAGGTCTCTCCCATCAGTCGCACGGTGCCGCTGCTCGCGCTGACGCCGGTCTTCGCCGCGCTGATCGGCTACCTGCTGCTTGATGAGCATCCGTCGCCGCGCCAGTGGTTCGGCATCGCCCTGATCGTGCTCGGTGCCTGGACGCTGAATGCCGGCCAGGGCTTGAAGGGTTTGGTGCTCGGCGTGCTGAAGGAGCGGGGCAGCGTCTACATGGCGTTAGTCGCCGGGGCATGGGCCGTTTCGGCCACCAATGACAAGCTTGCGTTGCCCCACGCGAACGTGGCGTTTCACGCGAGCGTCCAGACGGGGGGCGTGATGCTCGTCGCGCTTTTCTGGCTACTGGTCAGCGGGCGCGCTCGGGAGCTCGGGGAGGCGCGAAAGCACTGGCCAGCGGTGGGCGCTGGTGTCGTGGTGAGCGTGGCCGCGCTCGGACTCCAATTGATCGCGATTCAGACGCTGCTCGTGAGCTTGATGGAAGCCATCAAGCGAGCGCTGGGGGTCGTGGGCTCCGTGATCAGCGGGCGACTGCTGTTCAAAGAAGCCGTCACCCGCAGCATGCTGGTGGCGTGCGCCTTGCTCAGCCTGGGGGTGTTCCTGCTGATGTGA
- a CDS encoding TIGR00730 family Rossman fold protein produces the protein MQRICVFCGSSAGAKPSYANAAAELGRALAARGVGLVNGGGHVGLMGATADAVLTAGGEAIGVIPEALRDRELAHTSMTQLHVTLDMHARKALMASLADAFIALPGGLGTFEELFEVATWAQLSIHKKPIGILDVDDYYQHLAHWLRHAETEGFVKPEHANLFHWDTDPARLIDRLLTSAGTPPG, from the coding sequence ATGCAGCGAATTTGCGTGTTTTGTGGGTCGAGCGCTGGTGCCAAGCCAAGTTACGCCAACGCCGCAGCAGAGCTCGGTCGTGCTCTCGCCGCGCGCGGGGTTGGGTTGGTGAACGGTGGAGGCCACGTCGGGCTCATGGGCGCCACTGCAGACGCCGTGTTGACAGCAGGTGGTGAAGCCATCGGAGTGATTCCGGAGGCGCTCAGAGATCGGGAGCTGGCCCACACTTCGATGACCCAGCTCCACGTCACCCTGGACATGCACGCGCGCAAGGCCCTGATGGCGAGCCTGGCGGATGCGTTCATCGCGCTGCCAGGCGGGCTAGGCACCTTCGAGGAACTATTCGAGGTCGCCACCTGGGCCCAGCTCAGCATCCACAAGAAGCCCATCGGCATCCTTGACGTCGATGACTACTATCAGCACCTCGCTCACTGGCTTCGCCACGCGGAAACAGAAGGCTTCGTCAAGCCGGAGCACGCGAACCTATTCCACTGGGACACCGACCCTGCAAGGCTGATCGATCGGCTGCTCACATCAGCAGGAACACCCCCAGGCTGA
- a CDS encoding CAP domain-containing protein, whose product MLRGMRRVGCLLVLAMVFGGCSSDDGGGGAGATAGSGCPNDGSGYDSDAQRLECEVLTLVNQVRAQGATCGGEAMPAVGALTMNAPLRTVARNHAIDMATHNYFSHDSQNGTTAFERMTAAGYSYSTAGENIAAGSSTAQGVMDQWMNSPGHCANIMSGSYKEIGIGYRFNEGSDYGHYWVQDFGSPR is encoded by the coding sequence ATGCTTCGCGGCATGCGAAGGGTTGGTTGTTTGTTGGTGTTGGCGATGGTGTTCGGCGGCTGTAGCTCCGACGACGGGGGAGGAGGAGCCGGAGCGACTGCGGGCTCGGGCTGTCCCAATGATGGGAGCGGCTACGACTCGGACGCTCAGCGCCTCGAGTGTGAAGTGCTGACGTTGGTGAACCAGGTGCGGGCGCAAGGCGCGACCTGCGGTGGTGAAGCGATGCCAGCGGTCGGCGCGCTGACCATGAACGCGCCGTTGCGCACGGTGGCGCGCAATCACGCGATCGACATGGCGACCCACAACTACTTCAGTCACGACAGCCAGAACGGCACCACCGCCTTCGAGCGCATGACAGCGGCTGGTTATAGCTACTCCACTGCCGGAGAGAACATTGCGGCCGGCAGCAGCACGGCTCAGGGCGTGATGGACCAGTGGATGAACAGCCCAGGTCACTGCGCGAACATCATGTCTGGCAGCTACAAGGAGATCGGCATCGGCTACCGCTTCAACGAAGGCTCCGATTACGGTCACTACTGGGTTCAGGACTTCGGCTCCCCGCGGTAA
- a CDS encoding US12 family protein, producing MNQYNPYQSPAAHARPGLVEARAQFITRTYAHLFGAIAAFTALEVFLFKTGIAYAILPLFANWWLVLGAFVIASMVASRFALGASSKAAQYFGLGVYIVAEALIFIPLLTFAEMKGPGVISSAAFVTMAGFGGLTAVAFVTRKDFSFLRGFVMWGGIVALLLIGAALLFGLKLGVFFSVAMVALAGASILYDTSNVLRHFPTDRYVGAALRLFSSVALMFYYILSIFMSSRD from the coding sequence ATGAATCAGTACAACCCCTACCAATCTCCTGCGGCGCACGCGCGACCCGGTTTGGTCGAGGCGCGGGCCCAGTTCATCACCCGAACCTACGCGCACCTGTTCGGTGCGATCGCGGCGTTTACGGCGCTCGAAGTCTTCCTGTTCAAGACGGGCATCGCCTACGCCATTCTGCCGCTGTTCGCGAACTGGTGGTTGGTGCTCGGTGCCTTCGTGATCGCGAGCATGGTGGCGAGCCGCTTCGCCCTCGGCGCAAGCTCGAAGGCGGCGCAGTATTTCGGCCTCGGCGTCTACATCGTCGCGGAGGCGCTGATCTTCATCCCGCTGCTGACCTTCGCGGAGATGAAGGGGCCTGGCGTGATCTCCAGCGCTGCGTTCGTCACCATGGCTGGCTTCGGTGGTCTCACGGCCGTCGCCTTCGTCACCCGCAAGGACTTCTCGTTTCTCCGCGGATTCGTGATGTGGGGCGGCATCGTTGCCCTGTTGCTGATCGGCGCCGCCTTGCTCTTCGGGCTGAAGCTCGGCGTCTTCTTCAGTGTAGCGATGGTCGCGTTGGCTGGTGCTAGCATCCTCTACGACACCTCGAACGTCTTGCGCCACTTCCCCACGGATCGCTACGTGGGCGCCGCGCTGCGACTGTTCTCCAGTGTCGCGCTGATGTTCTATTACATCCTGAGCATCTTCATGTCCTCGCGCGACTAG